Genomic DNA from Haloarcula marina:
TAGCGAACCCCAGAGCACCGGGCAACAACAACAGTAGAGGACCAACGGCCACGGCAAACTCCGGACCAAAATATAGTGGTACGAACTCATCTGCCAGAGCGGTGAGTCCGATGATCAGCAGAAGAATAAACGCAAGTGAATACCTAGTTACGTCGCTGGCAATCTTTGAGACAAGACCGTACTTGCCCTCTGACCACATCTCTGAAACAGATTGGACCAGTGTATATTGCATCGCCATAGGCACAAACCAGAGAAACTCAGCGATTACCAGGGCAGCTTTGTAGTATCCCGTTTGCTCGGACCCAGCAATCGGCTGGAGTAGTATTATGTCTACATGATATAATGAGACTGTGAGAAATGCTAGTAAGATACTATTGAGATTGAACGTTAGCAATTCACGTCGTGGAATATTCTCTGGCAATCTCTGAAACAATGTCCTGAACGATACATTCGAATGAGTTGCATAGAACGCGATTACACCAACGACGGTAATGGCAACAATTCTTCCGATGAGTGCGCCTTGTACTCCCCAGTTCAAGTAGACGAGCCCAATTGCAACACTGCCAAACAGTATTTTATCAAGAATCTGGAGTGGTTCCGAGTAGTGCTCTAATCCAAATCCCATGAGTGATCCACGCGCAACGGAGTACAGTTGATTTGCAACAATTAAGAAGGCGAGTAGTAAAAGATATTGCTGGAATTCTGGACCGAACTGTTCGGTAACGAATTGCGTCGTACTGGCCACATAGACTATCAGCCCCACTATGATTGATATGAAAACTGCAATCCGTGTGTAGAACGTAAAAATGTAGTCCTCCCATCTTTCCAATTCTCGATTTTCGGCGATATACTTCCGAAGTCCATTAAATATTCCAGAATGGACAACAGTAGAGATCAGCCCAAATATAGACAGAATTAAAGCATAGTCTCCGTAGTTACTATTCCCGAGTAGCCGAACAAGAATCGGAGTGATTAACACTGCAAGTACCAGCTTTCCGACTCGTGTTCCCAGAATTGAAACGAATGCTCGAAGCGGGTTCCGTTCCATTCTTATTAGACTGCACCGAACAACTGAGTGAGTAAATCGCTTTGATGAATTGTTTCAATATGCTCTTGAATCCTCTCTTTTTCGTCCTCCTTCTTTGTATCCAACTGACGGATTGCTGCTTCTAATTGGGAGATGTCAATCTTGTTTCGACCATCAAAAAAATATGCGGATTGATCAAAGCTTTCGAGTAGTTCCCCATATTTTGTTGCCCATCCGATTGCGATGACGGGCACCCCATTTCGGTACGAATGGACCAATGAATGATATCGAGAACCAATCAAATAGTCAAATTGTTCGATTGTTTGCTCTAGCTCGATTGCGTTTAGTTCGTCGTCGAGAAGATAGATGTGATTGTCATCATCGAACAAGGATTTAATCCACGTACAAATTTCTTCGTCCTCGGAAGAGTGCCGAAGCACGTACACATTCTTCCCCTGATCAAGTAGTGTTTCGAGTATCGCAATGTACATATCTTTCAATTGATCTCGTTCTTTGCGCTCTACGAGCCTTGAATTCGGTACAACACCAACTGCATCTCCCTCAACATCCGGAACCTGAAACTCCGGAACCTCAGTGAATACGTTTTCCAAGTTATAATCCTGATACTGAAGAACAATATCAGACTCCAACTGGACATTCTCTGTTGTGTAAGGGCGCAAGCACTTGATGCCCTCCTTCTCACGCGGACAAATAACTTCTGCAGAAGGAAGAAAGGCGGAAAACAGTGGCTTGAGAATCGTAGCAGCAGCATGAGGATACGAAAACGGGCCGATAGACTGTGGTAAAATGTAAATTGGTATCTTCTTTCGTTTGGCCGAAATTAAATTAGACATATACTGTAACGATTGTTGAAAACCCCATTGTGAGGAGAGAGCGTAGCCATTTATATCTATAATAAAGGCGCAATCGTTGAGTACAGCCTTCACTTCCTGGTGAGCGGTTTGTGGATACGGATCGTCGTACACTGCTGGCACTATTGAAGACATTGCATCTATCCGGGCACCACCAGACCACGGCAGTATCGTAAAATCGTACTGTTCTTTCTCAATACTGTCTCGTTGGTAATCTCGGTTCGAAAAGAGGTAAATCGACTTCCCCGGAAATCGCCGCTTGAGTCGGTCAACAACTGTGAAGGTCATCGCCTGTGCACCTTTGTTGAATAATTCACCACCGACAATGACAATATTTTCTCCAGTTAATTCGCTCCTCGATTCTTGGGATGTGAGCGAATCAAAGATAAGCTGTTCAGTGACCGCTGTTCCGAAGGCAAATTTTTGCCCAATCGCCCGGATGCGACTGTACATCTTGGGCTATTTCTTTTTGTCTCACGTATTGTAGTTGGCGGTTACGTCTCGTTGAACGATGCAACCTCATCCACACTTTTTTTTGCAGAGAAAGGAACTTTCGCTTCTGAATCAGGGTATCCTATCGCCATAAGCATGATGACCTCCTCGTCATCATCTAACCCAATTGTGTCGGCCATATCCACTTCTAATCGGTGGATGACCGGCCAATTGATACAGCACGAAGCTAATCCTTGAGCCTCTAGAGCATATTGGAAACTCATAGCCGTCAAACTAGAATCGATATATACGACATGTCTATCTCGTGCATCGGAATAGGCTCGATGTTTCCCGACAATTACCGCTAGACAGGGGATATTGTCTCGATATCCAGATACTCCAATTGGCAACTCTGTGATCTCTTGTATCAACTCTTTTTCGTCGTAGAAACGGAACTCGAATGACTGTCTGTTACAGGCACTTGGAGATTGTAGTGCTGTTTCCAGTGATTTATTAAGTACCTCTCTCGGTACCTTCCGTTGTTCGAACCATCGAGTACTAGTTCGTTGCAATGCTAGTTCATGAAAGTCGCGGTATGTTACAGAATTTGATTCAACCTCACTACGCTTGATTGGTTTCTTCTCCTCTGGTTCATAGTCAATTTCTGTGAGCAAATGTTTGAAATTAGTTTCCGCCCGTGAAATCGGTTCCGTCTTTTCGACAATTTCAAAATATTCTGATAGTACGTCTATGGACCACTTGAGTTGAGTATCAGCTGTTTTCGATTGCTTCCACAATTTAGATACATCGTTGACAGTTTGCTGAATGTAACCTTCAGCAAACACATCTCGACGGTCCTTCATGGATATGCCTTTTTCTATTCGATGTATCTGGCGAATAACCCTATGTTGGGGTTTTGATCCGCTATCCTCTAACTCTTGGTACAAAGCCTGCCCATGGAGTATAGACTTTTGTTCAAATTTGAATGTTTTTTTGAAGTGGAAGTACAGATTAGATATCAATGCTGACCGGGATATAAATCGCTTTGTTTTCGCTTCTGGGAGAATCTTCCATATAATATAACTCAACACCGATTGAAAGAGTGATAAAATTCCTCTCTTTTTATAGATAGCATATGCAGTCCTTAATTCAGGCATGAACATGAGCAGACACTGCAAATATAAAAAGGGATAGATTTATCCACTTACTTAATGCGGAGTACTAACATTATATTTGTGAACGCTCTTGCGTTGGAGATTGTGGATACTCCGCGGGGTAATCTTCCCCACATTATACCCAGCACTTGTTTTGCTACTCGGACTATTGGTTTGGAATTGGAGAGTGTGATTGTAATGACCGGCCTCTCAATCCCATTGAGAAGTGATTCCGATTTTTAATAGCGTGACCCGGTCCACGGTTCAGTCTGCGAACTCTGACTGTGAAAGTAACTCTCTGATATCGTTCAATACCGATTCAACATCACGAGCAGGAACCGACTCTGAAGACGAATTAAATCGTGCCCATTCGTACAGTTCTGTGGCACGCTGTAGCGTTTTGCTTGCCGACTCCCCGAGTTCTGAGTCTGTCTGGTCTCGGTAGAACTCCCACGGTGTCTGACCGGCAGCATCCGAAGTTTGTGCGAACTGCTGTCTGAGCGCGATGTAGCCGATTCTGGCAGCCTCTTGTGGTCTATCGGCAGAGAGTCGGTCCCTGGCCTGTTCAACCAACGTTTGCGTATCGTACTCGGAAACAGGGTGGCCGGTGTCCAGCGTAACCGATTCTCGGTCAAGTTGCGAACTGACGCCAGTTCGCCGTCGTTCCCGTATCTTTCGCACACCCAGTCCCGCGCCTGCCAACACGACCAGGACACCGAGCGCTCCACCGGCCCAGAGCCCTATCGGTGGTGATGAAAGCGTCACAGACCCACCAGTACGCGATTCACGGAGATTCGTTCCGGTTCCCTCAAACTGGAATTCGAGCCTGATGGTCGATATTGAGTCGAACGGGCCCGCGGACCCGACACCACTCGGGATGGTTAGCTGCGTGTCGAAATTCCCAGCAGAACCGGTCGAGATAGTCCCCAGGACGGTACCGTTCGCGCGAACAGTGATTTCCTGGTTGGGTACTGGCTCACCGGCAGCCGTCGCAAACGACCCGCTGACACGAATCGTCCGCTCGTCAACGCGAGTCGCGTCGGCGGACAGCGTGGTCTCGGTCGCCGCGACATCAAGTGTCGTCGATCCGGTTGTGGGACGCAACGCTTGCTCATCGAATATCGCAAACACCTGTACCGTCTGTCGGCCGTCCGCAACGGACGTCGGAATCGACACGTTCCGCGCGAACGTTCCGTTGTGTGCGGTCCTGTTCGCTGCCAGCACGCGGTTACCGAGCGAGACCAGGTAGCTCACGTTGCCGGCTCCGGCCTCGGCCGTGCCAATGCGGCCCGAGACCTGAACCGTCTCGTTGTAACTGGCCTGTTCGGGCGTTACGCTGACATCCACGGTAGGCACCACGGGCGTAATCGAAACCGGAACCGATTGCGCATCGCCGAGATATAGCGACTGGTTCCCGGGGGCGTACCGGACGGTGACGGTCGTGGCATTTGCCGGAATCGTCGTCGGGCGGTAGCTGAGAGTGAACGCCCCGGTATCGTCGGTCGTCGTATTGAGCGTCTGGTTCCCGACGGCAAACGTCGCGGTATCGTTGCGAATCGGCTCTCCTGCCTCTGTAACTAACCGTCCCCGAATTACGAGCGGGTCACGGAACGAGGCCTGCCTGTCATCCGCCTCGACGGTCAACCGCGTCTCGATGAACTGTTCGTCACGGACCTCCTGCTGCGTCACGTTGACTTCTCGAACAGATTCGTTGATGGTGTCAAGCGACGCGGTGACGTTCTCGCCGGTTACCTCCGCGAGCCGTCGTTGCGAGGTGACCAGTTCGCTACGGCTCTGCTTGATAGTCTGCCACTCTCCCTCTAACTGGCGTGCGAGGTCTCGCTTGATCTCTTGACGCGACGTGTTGTTGTACTGTGAGTACTCGAAGGTCCCGTTTCTGGGCTCTTGATACAGCCCGTATAGCGTCCAGTAGCGGTCGATAGCGGTCGTCAGTTCCAGTTGGTCAGACCGGACGCGGCGGAACGCGATTGCCCGGTCGACCTGACCCGTCTCCTCGGCTACGTCAGCATACCGATTGAGCAATGACTCATACTCTGAGCCATTGAGCGCTTCCCGTGCCCGCCGGGCATCCTCCCGACTGACGTTTAGCGAGCCGCTTCGGGCTCGTGAGGCCAACCGGTCGGCCATCTGTCGTTCGAGTCCGCTCAGGTCACGCTCGCTACTGACACTGGCCGGGTCGGCATGGGTCCCTGTGTCCTCGTTCCCACCGAGTGCGGCTCCGGGGGCCACCACGCCGACGACGGTCCCCGTGATGATGACGACGGCGCTCATCACCACGAGTGCGAGGAGGGCGCGGCTCCGGAGCCGGTCGGCGGTGCTCACGCTCCCGTGTTGTCCCGTGTCGATATAAACACTCTTTCGTTCAGTCACAGCTCTCAGACCACCACGTTCAAATTCGGCCCCCTCCTGCACTCGGCCGATGGACGTAACGCGGCGGTTCTGGGCACTTGTCGGAGCCGCTCTCGCGCTGGCGGTGGTCGCGCCGCTCGTCGAGCGTCCGCTGTTGGTGCTGGGGACGGCCGGAATCGGTGGCTATCTCTTCGCCCGGCAAATGGTGTTCGTCCACCGACTCCACCGACTCGACGATAGCCTGCAAATCGACCTATCCGTTCCGCGGACGCTGCTTACGCAGGACGAGACGGTTCCCGCAATACTCCGAGGAGTATCCGCTTCGACGCCGCTCAACGTCACCGTGACGGCGACGGTTCCGGCAAGTGCCGACGGACCGCCCGAAGCCGAGCGACGGGTCAGCATCACCGGTCCTGAGACTGCGTCGGCGACGTTCGACGTGACGTGGCCCGTCGTCGGGACGATGCGGTTTGGCGCGCCGACAGTACGCGTCGTAGACCCTCACGGCTTGTTCGCCGAAACCATCGAACGCGGGCCGACCCCCGAAGTCCGCGTCGAACCACACACCGCCCGGACGCTTCACGTCGGGCAGGGTGGCGAGACGGCGCTGGCGACCTTCGGCGAGCACGCGACCGACTCGCTCGGTGAAGGTATCGACCCCGCTGAGCTGCGCAGGTACACCGCCGGAGACTCCGCGGGCGACATCGACTGGAAGGCCACGGCGCGGTTGAACGAGCCGTACGTCCGCGAGCACGAGGTGGAGACGGACCGTCGAACGATGTTGTTGGTCGACCATCGTCAGCGACTCGACACCGGGCAGCCGGGTGAGACGAAACTTGACTATCTACGGGAAGTCTCGCTAGCTCTCGCCGAACAGGCCAAGCAGTTCGACGACCCGCTGGGACTATACACCGTCGGTGACGAAGGACTCACGACCGAACTGGAGCCCTCTCTGGATGGGGAGCAGTACCGGACCATCGTGGACACGCTGTACGACCTCGAACCGTCTGGGGCGGTTGCGGAGCGAACGATGGGCGCGCGCAGTCCCGGAACCGCACAAGCCACACGAATACGGTTACAAGGCGATACATCGGCATTCGCCGCGACGCTACGGCCGTACCTTCGTGAGCGTCGCGGATACGTGAGACAGATTGCGCAGGACCCGTTGTTCTCCACGACACAAACGTACCTCTCCCGACTCGGCGGTGAGGTGTGGACGGCGATATTCACCGACGACCGCCAGCCGACCGAACTGCGCGAGGCGGTCAAAATCGCACGACAAGACGGGAACCACGTCGTCGTCTTTCTGACGCCGCACGTTCTCTTCGAGTCCGGCGCGCTCGCCGACCTCAACGACGCCTACGCGCGGTATACCGAGTTCGAGTCATTCCGCAGGGACCTCGCCGCGCTGGACCGCGTCTCGGTGTACGAGGTCGGACCGGGCGACCGACTCGCCGCAGTCCTCTCGACC
This window encodes:
- a CDS encoding polysaccharide biosynthesis C-terminal domain-containing protein, whose translation is MERNPLRAFVSILGTRVGKLVLAVLITPILVRLLGNSNYGDYALILSIFGLISTVVHSGIFNGLRKYIAENRELERWEDYIFTFYTRIAVFISIIVGLIVYVASTTQFVTEQFGPEFQQYLLLLAFLIVANQLYSVARGSLMGFGLEHYSEPLQILDKILFGSVAIGLVYLNWGVQGALIGRIVAITVVGVIAFYATHSNVSFRTLFQRLPENIPRRELLTFNLNSILLAFLTVSLYHVDIILLQPIAGSEQTGYYKAALVIAEFLWFVPMAMQYTLVQSVSEMWSEGKYGLVSKIASDVTRYSLAFILLLIIGLTALADEFVPLYFGPEFAVAVGPLLLLLPGALGFAIARPIFAIGQGIGDLQKIIYATASASIINLLLNLILIPRYGMYGAAVATSIGYGSMFFFHVWCARRIGFDPLKELRLSRILATALLTAPVIFALAHSITSTVLLLTIVPSVGLFVYSLLLIKFGVVQPQEIKSIANRMPAPVDEVLYTIHRLS
- a CDS encoding polysaccharide pyruvyl transferase family protein; its protein translation is MYSRIRAIGQKFAFGTAVTEQLIFDSLTSQESRSELTGENIVIVGGELFNKGAQAMTFTVVDRLKRRFPGKSIYLFSNRDYQRDSIEKEQYDFTILPWSGGARIDAMSSIVPAVYDDPYPQTAHQEVKAVLNDCAFIIDINGYALSSQWGFQQSLQYMSNLISAKRKKIPIYILPQSIGPFSYPHAAATILKPLFSAFLPSAEVICPREKEGIKCLRPYTTENVQLESDIVLQYQDYNLENVFTEVPEFQVPDVEGDAVGVVPNSRLVERKERDQLKDMYIAILETLLDQGKNVYVLRHSSEDEEICTWIKSLFDDDNHIYLLDDELNAIELEQTIEQFDYLIGSRYHSLVHSYRNGVPVIAIGWATKYGELLESFDQSAYFFDGRNKIDISQLEAAIRQLDTKKEDEKERIQEHIETIHQSDLLTQLFGAV
- a CDS encoding nitroreductase family protein; the encoded protein is MPELRTAYAIYKKRGILSLFQSVLSYIIWKILPEAKTKRFISRSALISNLYFHFKKTFKFEQKSILHGQALYQELEDSGSKPQHRVIRQIHRIEKGISMKDRRDVFAEGYIQQTVNDVSKLWKQSKTADTQLKWSIDVLSEYFEIVEKTEPISRAETNFKHLLTEIDYEPEEKKPIKRSEVESNSVTYRDFHELALQRTSTRWFEQRKVPREVLNKSLETALQSPSACNRQSFEFRFYDEKELIQEITELPIGVSGYRDNIPCLAVIVGKHRAYSDARDRHVVYIDSSLTAMSFQYALEAQGLASCCINWPVIHRLEVDMADTIGLDDDEEVIMLMAIGYPDSEAKVPFSAKKSVDEVASFNET
- a CDS encoding DUF58 domain-containing protein, which produces MDVTRRFWALVGAALALAVVAPLVERPLLVLGTAGIGGYLFARQMVFVHRLHRLDDSLQIDLSVPRTLLTQDETVPAILRGVSASTPLNVTVTATVPASADGPPEAERRVSITGPETASATFDVTWPVVGTMRFGAPTVRVVDPHGLFAETIERGPTPEVRVEPHTARTLHVGQGGETALATFGEHATDSLGEGIDPAELRRYTAGDSAGDIDWKATARLNEPYVREHEVETDRRTMLLVDHRQRLDTGQPGETKLDYLREVSLALAEQAKQFDDPLGLYTVGDEGLTTELEPSLDGEQYRTIVDTLYDLEPSGAVAERTMGARSPGTAQATRIRLQGDTSAFAATLRPYLRERRGYVRQIAQDPLFSTTQTYLSRLGGEVWTAIFTDDRQPTELREAVKIARQDGNHVVVFLTPHVLFESGALADLNDAYARYTEFESFRRDLAALDRVSVYEVGPGDRLAAVLSTGR